The following proteins come from a genomic window of Sphaerisporangium rubeum:
- a CDS encoding MFS transporter, whose protein sequence is MPETAQVLPDPRRWKALLFIAMAQLMVVLDATIVNIALPSAQADLGISDANRQWVITAYALAFGGLLLFGGRVADLWGRKRAFTVGLVGFAAASAIGGVAANEAMLLGARALQGAFGALLAPAALSLLAVTFTEARERARAFGVYGAIAGGGSAVGLILGGFLTEYLDWRWTFFVNIPFAAFAVAGALFVIREPAGTRNRSGLDIPGVVLATLGLVSLVYAFTRAESDGWTAGATIGLFAAAVVLLGAFVLVESRVRHPLLPLRVITDRARGGVYLALGLAIIAMFGLFLFLTYYLQVVKGYSPVRTGFAFLPMVAGMIIGSTQIGARLMTRVPAWWLMTPGFLVAAAGMLILTQMETGSSYAGLILPAQVLLGLGMGTAFMPAMSLATAGVEPRDAGVASAMVNTSQQVGGAIGTALLNTVAAGAATTWATTHAAELRTLGQAAFVNETAVHGYATAIWWAVGILLVSAAVVVALISTHKPGDAAATGEDGVDDAPPVPVLAH, encoded by the coding sequence ATGCCTGAAACGGCCCAGGTCCTGCCGGACCCCCGCCGCTGGAAAGCACTTCTGTTCATCGCCATGGCCCAGCTGATGGTCGTCCTCGACGCGACGATCGTGAACATAGCCCTGCCGTCCGCGCAGGCCGATCTCGGCATCTCCGACGCCAACCGACAGTGGGTCATCACCGCGTACGCCTTGGCGTTCGGCGGTCTGCTGCTGTTCGGCGGACGCGTCGCGGACCTGTGGGGACGCAAGCGCGCCTTCACCGTGGGCCTCGTCGGCTTCGCCGCGGCCTCCGCGATCGGCGGCGTCGCCGCCAACGAGGCCATGCTGCTCGGCGCGCGGGCCCTCCAGGGTGCCTTCGGCGCGCTGCTCGCGCCGGCCGCGTTGTCCCTGCTCGCCGTGACGTTCACCGAGGCGCGCGAACGCGCCAGAGCGTTCGGCGTGTACGGCGCCATCGCCGGTGGCGGCAGCGCCGTCGGCCTGATCCTCGGCGGATTCCTCACCGAGTACCTCGACTGGCGCTGGACGTTCTTCGTGAACATCCCGTTCGCCGCGTTCGCCGTCGCCGGCGCGCTGTTCGTGATCCGCGAACCCGCCGGCACCCGCAACCGCAGCGGTCTCGACATCCCCGGAGTCGTGCTCGCGACCCTCGGCCTCGTGTCCCTGGTCTACGCCTTCACCCGCGCCGAGTCCGACGGCTGGACCGCAGGCGCCACCATCGGATTGTTCGCCGCGGCCGTCGTGCTGCTCGGCGCGTTCGTGCTGGTCGAGAGCAGGGTGCGGCACCCGTTGCTGCCGCTGCGCGTGATCACCGACCGGGCCAGGGGCGGGGTGTACCTGGCCCTCGGCCTGGCGATCATCGCGATGTTCGGCCTGTTCCTGTTCCTCACCTACTACCTGCAGGTCGTCAAGGGGTACAGCCCCGTGCGCACCGGGTTCGCGTTCCTCCCCATGGTCGCCGGCATGATCATCGGCTCGACGCAGATCGGCGCGCGCCTGATGACCCGCGTCCCCGCGTGGTGGCTCATGACCCCGGGCTTCCTCGTGGCCGCCGCCGGCATGCTCATCCTCACCCAGATGGAGACCGGCAGCTCCTACGCCGGCCTGATCCTCCCCGCGCAGGTCCTGCTCGGCCTCGGCATGGGGACGGCGTTCATGCCGGCGATGAGCCTCGCCACCGCCGGGGTGGAACCCCGCGACGCCGGGGTGGCGTCCGCGATGGTCAACACCTCACAGCAGGTCGGCGGCGCCATCGGCACCGCGCTGCTGAACACGGTCGCCGCCGGCGCCGCGACGACCTGGGCCACCACGCACGCCGCCGAGCTGCGCACGCTCGGCCAGGCGGCGTTCGTCAACGAGACCGCGGTGCACGGCTACGCCACGGCGATCTGGTGGGCCGTCGGCATCCTGCTGGTGTCCGCCGCCGTCGTGGTCGCGCTCATCTCCACGCACAAGCCGGGTGACGCGGCCGCGACCGGCGAGGACGGCGTGGACGACGCTCCGCCGGTTCCGGTGCTCGCGCACTGA
- a CDS encoding LLM class F420-dependent oxidoreductase, whose protein sequence is MMRIGVVFPQTELGGDAGAVRAYGQGVEELGYRHVMAYDHVVGADPEAHKGWSGPYDLHTTFHEPMVMFGYLAALTSLELVTGIIILPQRQTVLVAKQAAEVDLLTGGRFRLGVGLGWNKVEYEALGEDFTTRGRRMEEQVEVLRRLWTEQAVTFDGAYHRVTAAGLAPAPVQRPVPLWFGGQSEKAYRRAGRLADGWFPQMGPGPELEEAKAVVHGAAAEAGRDPAAIGMEGRANWTGDPDAVRDLGERWRAAGATHMAVNTMKAGLRTVDDHLAALTVAADALGVRKV, encoded by the coding sequence ATGATGCGGATCGGTGTGGTGTTCCCGCAGACCGAGCTCGGCGGGGACGCCGGGGCCGTGCGCGCGTACGGACAGGGGGTGGAGGAGCTCGGTTACCGGCATGTCATGGCGTACGACCACGTGGTCGGCGCGGACCCCGAGGCGCACAAGGGCTGGAGCGGCCCCTACGACCTGCACACGACCTTCCACGAGCCGATGGTCATGTTCGGATACCTGGCGGCGTTGACGTCGCTGGAGCTGGTGACCGGCATCATCATCCTGCCGCAGCGGCAGACGGTGCTGGTGGCCAAGCAGGCGGCCGAGGTCGACCTGCTCACCGGTGGCCGGTTCCGGCTCGGGGTCGGGCTCGGCTGGAACAAGGTCGAGTACGAGGCGCTCGGTGAGGACTTCACCACACGCGGCAGGCGCATGGAGGAACAGGTGGAGGTGCTGCGCCGCCTGTGGACCGAGCAGGCCGTGACGTTCGACGGCGCCTATCATCGCGTGACCGCGGCGGGCCTCGCGCCGGCGCCGGTCCAGCGTCCCGTGCCGCTGTGGTTCGGCGGCCAGTCCGAGAAGGCGTACCGCCGCGCGGGCCGGCTGGCCGACGGCTGGTTCCCCCAGATGGGGCCGGGCCCCGAGCTGGAGGAGGCCAAGGCCGTCGTCCACGGGGCCGCCGCGGAGGCCGGCCGCGACCCGGCCGCCATCGGCATGGAGGGCCGCGCGAACTGGACGGGGGACCCCGACGCCGTGCGGGACCTCGGCGAGCGGTGGCGTGCCGCCGGCGCGACCCACATGGCCGTCAACACGATGAAGGCGGGCCTGCGCACCGTGGACGACCACCTGGCGGCGCTGACCGTCGCCGCCGACGCGCTCGGCGTGCGGAAGGTCTGA
- a CDS encoding amidase, whose product MEIHEYAHHDALGLAELIRSGAVSVKEVELAAREALAEADAAVNGLVGPLFDEPLWHADGGPFAGVPFLLKDHGPVAAGVPFTIGSRALKGAVAQRDTELMTRFRMAGLSTLGVTTVPEMAISFATESARYGRTRNPWDLTRGVGGSSGGAAALVASGAVPMAHGGDGAGSLRVPAACCGLVGLKPSRARVSCGPDSGEPGLGMTYEFALTRTVRDAAHLLDAVQGPAPGDKYVAPPPRGPYADEIGRDPGTLRVAVTTTAWSGVPVDPEVAAAAVRTARVLESAGHHVTEASPEVDSGAMTRSLVAGLAHIGSLYLVAPRQPDPAEMEAVSRLVLDLGRAYRLVEMTAAADAMNHVTRSVGRFFTEYDLLVTPVLSRSPAPHGTLDYDNPEHTVTSWVETLFAYAPFTALFNVSGQPAVSLPLGHGADGLPIGVQLVAPYGREDLLFQVAAWLEREMPWRDRRPPVHVGGH is encoded by the coding sequence ATGGAGATCCACGAGTACGCGCACCATGACGCTCTCGGGCTGGCCGAACTGATCCGGTCCGGCGCCGTGAGCGTGAAAGAAGTCGAACTGGCCGCGCGGGAGGCGCTGGCGGAGGCCGACGCGGCGGTCAACGGCCTGGTGGGGCCGCTGTTCGACGAGCCGCTGTGGCACGCGGACGGCGGGCCGTTCGCCGGGGTGCCGTTCCTCCTCAAGGACCACGGGCCGGTGGCGGCGGGGGTGCCGTTCACCATCGGGAGCCGGGCTCTCAAAGGCGCTGTGGCGCAGCGGGACACCGAGCTGATGACGCGGTTCCGCATGGCGGGGCTGTCCACGCTCGGCGTCACGACCGTGCCGGAGATGGCGATCAGTTTCGCCACCGAGTCGGCGCGGTACGGCCGCACGCGCAACCCGTGGGACCTCACCCGAGGCGTCGGCGGGTCCAGCGGCGGCGCCGCCGCGCTGGTCGCCTCCGGTGCCGTGCCGATGGCGCACGGCGGGGACGGCGCCGGGTCCCTGCGGGTCCCCGCCGCCTGCTGCGGACTGGTCGGGCTGAAGCCGAGCAGGGCCAGGGTGTCGTGCGGGCCGGACTCGGGGGAACCGGGGCTCGGCATGACGTACGAGTTCGCGCTGACCCGCACCGTACGCGACGCCGCGCACCTGCTGGACGCCGTCCAGGGACCGGCCCCCGGCGACAAGTACGTGGCGCCGCCGCCGCGCGGGCCGTACGCGGACGAGATCGGCCGCGACCCCGGCACGTTGCGGGTCGCGGTCACCACGACGGCCTGGTCGGGGGTGCCGGTCGACCCCGAGGTGGCCGCCGCGGCGGTGCGGACCGCGCGGGTACTGGAGAGCGCCGGTCACCACGTCACCGAGGCGAGCCCCGAGGTCGACTCCGGCGCCATGACGCGGAGCCTGGTGGCAGGGCTGGCGCACATCGGCTCCCTGTATCTGGTCGCGCCGCGGCAGCCCGACCCCGCCGAGATGGAGGCCGTGTCCCGGCTGGTCCTCGACCTCGGCCGTGCGTACCGCCTGGTGGAGATGACGGCCGCCGCGGACGCGATGAACCACGTGACCCGGTCGGTGGGGAGGTTCTTCACCGAGTACGACCTGCTGGTCACCCCGGTGCTGTCCCGGTCCCCGGCCCCGCACGGCACCCTCGACTACGACAACCCCGAGCACACCGTGACGAGCTGGGTCGAGACGCTGTTCGCCTACGCTCCGTTCACCGCGCTGTTCAACGTCTCCGGCCAGCCCGCCGTCAGCCTGCCGCTCGGCCACGGCGCCGACGGCCTGCCGATCGGCGTGCAGCTCGTCGCGCCGTACGGCCGGGAGGACCTGTTGTTCCAGGTCGCCGCGTGGCTGGAGCGCGAGATGCCGTGGCGGGACAGAAGACCCCCTGTGCATGTCGGCGGCCACTGA
- a CDS encoding SRPBCC family protein has translation MTDAASPPVIEVTIAAPAPVVWQALRDPALIRRWHGWDFDGLDEEVESIYVTDVAADDTAHVLAIQGGDRFSLHPAPDGTLVRLSRVPIGADPEWDTYYNEITAGWYTFLQQLKFAVERHDLAPRRTLILEGTLEQPGILVDALGLHTVAALEPGAPYKAETPAGRLTGEVWATCPGQLLLTAEELGDGLAAFVQQEHTSYRPEGGVLVLLTTYGMDDDAFAALESRWASWWERHRLSSE, from the coding sequence ATGACCGACGCAGCATCGCCGCCCGTCATCGAGGTCACCATCGCGGCACCCGCGCCGGTCGTGTGGCAGGCGCTGCGCGACCCCGCACTGATCCGCCGCTGGCACGGCTGGGACTTCGACGGGCTCGACGAAGAGGTCGAGAGCATCTACGTCACCGATGTCGCGGCGGACGACACGGCGCATGTGCTCGCCATCCAGGGTGGCGACCGCTTCAGCCTGCATCCGGCGCCGGACGGCACGCTGGTGCGCCTGAGCCGCGTCCCCATCGGCGCCGACCCCGAGTGGGACACCTACTACAACGAGATCACCGCCGGCTGGTACACGTTCCTGCAGCAGCTCAAGTTCGCCGTTGAGCGCCACGACCTCGCGCCGCGCCGCACCCTGATCCTCGAAGGCACCCTGGAGCAGCCCGGCATCCTCGTCGACGCGCTCGGCCTGCACACCGTCGCGGCCCTCGAACCCGGTGCGCCGTACAAGGCGGAGACCCCGGCGGGCCGCCTGACCGGCGAGGTGTGGGCCACCTGTCCCGGCCAGTTGCTGCTCACCGCCGAGGAGCTCGGCGACGGCCTCGCCGCGTTCGTCCAGCAGGAGCACACTTCCTACCGGCCCGAGGGTGGCGTGCTCGTGCTGCTGACGACGTACGGCATGGACGACGACGCGTTCGCCGCACTGGAGTCCCGCTGGGCCTCGTGGTGGGAGCGGCACCGCCTCTCATCCGAATGA
- a CDS encoding TetR family transcriptional regulator, whose amino-acid sequence MGSRDTATDTVRERILSTAGELFYAGGICATGVDRLSEAAGVSKRSLYQRFGGKDALIAEYLSASGTAVTGRLLPPEDDATPPRDRVLALFTTLCERSREPGFRGCPMLNAAAELPDPAHPARVVALEQKLRMRDFFSRQAAAMGAEDPGSLADQLLMLFDGAMSYVLVRATPVPESVVTAARALLDAQT is encoded by the coding sequence GTGGGAAGCAGGGACACCGCCACGGACACGGTACGCGAACGCATCCTCAGCACCGCCGGCGAGCTGTTCTACGCCGGCGGCATCTGCGCCACCGGCGTGGACCGCCTCAGCGAGGCCGCAGGAGTGTCCAAGCGCAGCCTCTACCAGCGGTTCGGCGGCAAGGACGCGCTGATCGCCGAGTACCTGTCGGCCAGTGGCACCGCCGTCACCGGCCGCCTGCTGCCACCGGAGGACGACGCCACCCCGCCGCGCGACCGCGTGCTCGCACTGTTCACGACCCTGTGCGAGCGCTCCCGCGAGCCGGGCTTCCGGGGCTGCCCCATGCTGAACGCCGCCGCCGAACTCCCCGACCCCGCGCACCCGGCCCGGGTCGTGGCCCTGGAGCAGAAGCTCCGCATGCGCGACTTCTTCTCCCGCCAGGCCGCCGCCATGGGTGCCGAGGACCCCGGCTCGCTCGCCGACCAGCTCCTCATGCTGTTCGACGGCGCCATGTCCTACGTCCTCGTGCGCGCCACCCCCGTACCCGAGAGCGTGGTCACCGCGGCCCGCGCGCTGCTCGACGCGCAGACCTGA
- a CDS encoding serine hydrolase — translation MATAVDPGRWHARLGELIAEYGVPGATLAYLHRGEVHEYAAGVLNVATGVEATPDSLFQIGSVTKVWTATQIMRLVEEGRLTLDMPVADILPDFRVADPDVSKAVTVRHLLTHTSGIDGDLFLDTGRGDDCVARYVAACVNLRQNHPLGATHSYCNSGFIIAGHVIEQVTGKVWDTALREQIIEPLGLTHTCTLPEDVLRFRAAMGHHNGAPAPVWGLMRSGGPAGLICARAADVVAFAAAHLGDRLLAAPRVMWEPQVDVPNPYSLGRQWGLGWVVDQWDRRLVLSHGGNTIGQAAMLWMLPDTGTIVCVLANGGYTSAFQRALITELLGELTGVTVPAPLGPPAEPYETDVARYAGVYEREGNRLTLTVRDGRLHLHDEITGALAGYEEPTEMELVPVNDTTFVGRLDGRPNWMSAVFYELPGGRPYLHMAARATPKVSG, via the coding sequence GTGGCCACAGCAGTGGATCCCGGCCGGTGGCACGCACGACTCGGTGAGCTGATCGCCGAATACGGCGTCCCCGGCGCCACCCTCGCCTACCTGCACCGCGGCGAGGTGCACGAGTACGCCGCCGGCGTGCTCAACGTGGCCACCGGTGTCGAGGCGACCCCCGACTCGCTCTTCCAGATCGGCTCGGTCACCAAGGTGTGGACCGCCACCCAGATCATGCGGCTCGTCGAGGAAGGCCGGCTCACCCTCGACATGCCGGTGGCCGACATCCTGCCGGACTTCCGGGTCGCCGACCCCGACGTCTCCAAGGCCGTGACCGTGCGGCACCTGCTCACCCACACCTCAGGCATCGACGGCGACCTTTTCCTCGACACCGGCCGCGGCGACGACTGCGTCGCGCGGTACGTCGCGGCCTGCGTGAACCTGCGGCAGAACCACCCGCTCGGCGCCACCCACTCGTACTGCAACTCCGGTTTCATCATCGCCGGCCACGTCATCGAGCAGGTCACCGGCAAGGTCTGGGACACCGCGCTGCGCGAGCAGATCATCGAACCGCTCGGCCTCACGCACACCTGCACCCTGCCTGAGGACGTGCTGCGTTTCCGCGCCGCCATGGGCCACCACAACGGCGCGCCGGCCCCCGTGTGGGGGCTCATGCGCTCCGGCGGCCCCGCCGGGCTCATCTGCGCCAGAGCCGCCGACGTGGTGGCGTTCGCCGCCGCGCACCTCGGCGACCGGCTGCTCGCCGCGCCACGCGTGATGTGGGAACCACAGGTGGACGTGCCGAACCCGTACTCGCTCGGCAGGCAGTGGGGTCTCGGCTGGGTCGTCGACCAGTGGGACCGGCGGCTGGTCCTGTCGCACGGCGGCAACACCATCGGCCAGGCGGCCATGCTGTGGATGCTGCCTGACACCGGCACCATCGTGTGCGTGCTGGCCAACGGCGGGTACACCTCGGCGTTCCAGCGGGCCCTGATCACCGAACTGCTCGGCGAACTGACCGGGGTGACCGTGCCGGCCCCGCTCGGCCCACCCGCCGAGCCGTACGAGACCGACGTCGCACGGTACGCCGGGGTGTACGAACGCGAAGGCAACCGGCTCACGCTGACCGTGCGCGACGGCCGGCTCCACCTGCACGACGAGATCACCGGTGCGCTCGCCGGCTACGAGGAACCCACCGAGATGGAGCTCGTCCCGGTGAACGACACGACCTTCGTCGGACGGCTGGACGGCCGGCCCAACTGGATGTCCGCCGTCTTCTACGAACTGCCGGGTGGCCGGCCCTACCTGCACATGGCGGCGCGGGCCACCCCGAAGGTCAGCGGCTGA
- the menC gene encoding o-succinylbenzoate synthase, whose amino-acid sequence MKITGIELRRIALPLVAPFRTSFGTETMRDVLLLRVVTPGAEGWGECVAMEAPLYSAEYVDGAVDVLRRFLIPALPAHADPYAVERALRPFKGHRMAKAALETAVLDAWLRGTGQSLGTFLGAVRTRVAAGVSVGIMDSIPRLLDAVEGYLDEGYVRIKLKIEPGWDVEPVRAVRERFGPDVPLQVDANAAYTLTEAPHLARLDEFGLLLIEQPLAEDDIVQHAALAKRLRTPVCLDESIESAAHAAAAISLGACSVVNVKPGRVGGYLEARRVHDVCRAHGVAVWCGGMLETGVGRAANVALAALPGFSLPGDTSASRRYYKTDITEPFELRDGHLDVPTGPGIGVAPIPAALDEVTTGTEWISR is encoded by the coding sequence ATGAAGATCACAGGGATTGAGTTGCGGCGGATCGCGCTGCCGTTGGTGGCGCCGTTCCGTACGTCGTTCGGCACCGAGACCATGCGGGACGTCCTGCTGTTGCGGGTGGTCACGCCGGGTGCCGAGGGGTGGGGTGAGTGTGTCGCCATGGAGGCGCCGCTGTACTCGGCGGAGTACGTGGACGGCGCCGTGGACGTGTTGCGGCGGTTCCTGATCCCCGCGTTGCCGGCGCACGCCGATCCCTACGCCGTCGAGCGAGCGCTGCGGCCGTTCAAGGGGCACCGCATGGCCAAGGCGGCGCTGGAGACGGCGGTCCTGGACGCGTGGCTGCGCGGCACGGGCCAGTCGCTCGGCACGTTCCTCGGAGCGGTGCGGACGCGGGTGGCGGCGGGGGTGTCGGTCGGCATCATGGACTCGATCCCGCGGCTGCTGGACGCGGTCGAGGGCTACCTCGACGAGGGGTACGTCCGGATCAAGCTGAAGATCGAGCCGGGCTGGGACGTGGAGCCGGTGCGTGCCGTACGTGAGCGGTTCGGGCCGGACGTGCCGTTGCAGGTGGACGCGAACGCCGCCTACACCCTCACCGAGGCGCCGCACCTGGCGAGGCTGGACGAGTTCGGCCTGCTGCTCATCGAGCAGCCGCTCGCCGAGGACGACATCGTGCAGCACGCGGCGCTGGCGAAGCGGCTGCGCACCCCGGTCTGCCTGGACGAGTCCATCGAGTCTGCCGCGCACGCCGCCGCGGCGATCTCGCTCGGCGCCTGCTCGGTGGTGAACGTCAAACCGGGCCGGGTCGGCGGCTACCTGGAGGCCAGGCGGGTGCACGACGTGTGCCGCGCGCACGGCGTCGCCGTGTGGTGCGGCGGCATGCTGGAGACCGGGGTGGGCCGTGCCGCGAACGTCGCGCTGGCCGCGCTCCCCGGGTTCTCGCTCCCCGGGGACACCTCCGCGTCGCGCCGTTACTACAAGACCGACATCACCGAACCGTTCGAGCTGCGGGACGGCCATCTGGACGTCCCCACCGGCCCCGGCATCGGCGTGGCGCCGATACCGGCGGCCCTGGACGAGGTGACGACCGGCACCGAGTGGATCAGCCGCTGA
- a CDS encoding M20 family metallopeptidase yields MLRDLEVLVGCESFSADLAAVARSAEVVGGLGRRLLGVEAETVLIDGVSHLRWCFGTPRVLLLGHHDTVWPLGTLERKPWSVVDGVARGPGVFDMKAGLVQMFHAVAGLPSRDGVCVLVTGDEELGSPTSRGLIEETARECVAAFVMEASADGGTLKVARKGTSNYELVVHGRGAHAGLEPAKGVNAAVELAHQVLALDGLAERVNGAGMGTGGGYGNPKAAERNPDPGTGAAEGYGDLGPVTVTPTVLSAGTTSNTVPASGRVAVDVRVPTVAAQLRVDELIRGLRPQVEGTRLEVLGGPNRPPLEPGSSAELFALAQRVAAGLGLPPLRGAGVGGASDGNFTAGVGCPTLDGLGAVGGGAHAESEHVVVAEMPRRAALLRGLIEAVCA; encoded by the coding sequence ATGCTTAGGGATCTTGAGGTTTTGGTGGGGTGTGAGTCGTTTTCTGCGGATCTTGCGGCGGTGGCGCGGAGTGCGGAGGTGGTCGGGGGGCTTGGGAGGCGGTTGCTGGGGGTGGAGGCGGAGACGGTTCTGATTGATGGGGTGTCCCATCTGCGGTGGTGTTTCGGGACGCCGAGAGTGTTGTTGCTCGGTCATCACGACACGGTGTGGCCTTTGGGGACGTTGGAGAGGAAGCCCTGGTCGGTGGTGGACGGGGTGGCTCGGGGGCCTGGGGTGTTCGACATGAAGGCGGGGTTGGTGCAGATGTTTCACGCGGTCGCCGGGCTGCCGTCCAGGGACGGGGTCTGTGTGCTGGTCACCGGGGACGAGGAGCTGGGGTCGCCTACCTCGCGGGGGCTGATCGAGGAGACGGCGCGTGAGTGCGTGGCGGCGTTCGTGATGGAGGCGAGTGCGGACGGCGGGACGTTGAAGGTCGCGCGTAAGGGGACGTCGAACTACGAGCTGGTGGTGCACGGCCGGGGGGCTCACGCGGGGCTGGAACCGGCCAAGGGGGTGAACGCGGCGGTGGAGCTGGCGCATCAGGTGCTGGCGCTGGACGGGCTCGCGGAGCGGGTGAACGGCGCGGGGATGGGGACCGGCGGCGGGTACGGAAATCCGAAGGCCGCTGAGAGGAACCCTGATCCGGGGACGGGGGCCGCTGAGGGGTACGGAGATTTGGGGCCGGTTACGGTGACTCCTACTGTGTTGTCGGCGGGGACGACCAGTAACACGGTGCCGGCGTCGGGACGGGTGGCGGTGGATGTGCGGGTGCCGACTGTGGCGGCGCAGCTCCGGGTGGATGAGCTGATCAGAGGGCTGAGGCCGCAGGTCGAAGGGACGCGGCTCGAAGTACTCGGCGGGCCGAACCGGCCGCCGCTTGAGCCGGGGTCCTCGGCAGAGTTGTTCGCTCTCGCGCAGCGGGTGGCGGCCGGGCTGGGGTTGCCGCCGTTGCGGGGTGCCGGGGTGGGGGGTGCGTCGGACGGGAACTTCACGGCCGGGGTGGGGTGTCCCACGCTGGACGGGCTCGGCGCGGTCGGCGGCGGTGCGCACGCCGAGAGCGAGCATGTCGTCGTCGCCGAGATGCCGAGGCGCGCGGCGCTGCTCAGGGGGCTGATCGAGGCGGTGTGCGCGTGA
- a CDS encoding phosphotransferase — translation MRDQPLDVDEKALLDTLKAWGITTDAVEYAPVGFGDHHWIAGTDWFVTVADLPHKPHCGDGPDAAFTGLHAAMDTAWSLRHETGLPFVTAPLRTAAGDTTVRLGQRYAVSVFPYTDGTAGDFGTRLTPEERTPVIDMLAALHGITPPPSTPARPLTLSERAGLERALAETGRTSDGGPYAEPVRDLLSRHRTGLRRRLEEFDRRSAGVRGEPVVTHGEPHPGNVLRAPGGLALVDWDTVGLAPPERDLWLAATTPEDLDRYAEATGRHPDPSLLELYRLRWSLEDVSLFLDYFRSPHDGTADAEQSWTALTGTVEWLTMTQ, via the coding sequence GTGCGTGATCAACCGTTGGATGTGGACGAGAAAGCGCTGCTCGACACCCTGAAGGCATGGGGCATCACCACCGACGCGGTCGAATACGCACCGGTGGGCTTCGGCGACCACCACTGGATCGCCGGTACGGACTGGTTCGTCACCGTGGCCGACCTGCCGCACAAGCCGCACTGCGGCGACGGACCGGACGCCGCGTTCACGGGTCTGCACGCCGCCATGGACACCGCCTGGTCCCTGCGCCACGAGACCGGCCTGCCGTTCGTCACGGCGCCACTGCGCACGGCCGCCGGGGACACGACGGTGCGCCTCGGACAGCGATACGCGGTGAGCGTCTTCCCGTACACCGACGGCACGGCCGGCGACTTCGGCACGCGCCTCACACCTGAGGAACGCACCCCGGTCATCGACATGCTCGCGGCCCTGCACGGCATCACACCCCCACCGTCCACCCCGGCCAGGCCGCTGACCCTGTCAGAACGCGCCGGCCTGGAGCGGGCCCTGGCCGAGACCGGCCGGACCTCGGACGGCGGCCCGTACGCCGAACCGGTCCGAGACCTGCTGAGCCGCCACCGCACGGGCCTGCGCCGCCGGCTGGAGGAGTTCGACCGCCGGTCCGCAGGCGTACGCGGCGAGCCTGTCGTCACCCATGGCGAGCCGCACCCCGGCAACGTGCTCCGCGCACCCGGCGGCCTGGCGTTGGTCGACTGGGACACCGTCGGCCTCGCGCCGCCGGAACGCGACCTGTGGCTGGCCGCCACGACTCCCGAGGACCTGGACCGGTACGCCGAGGCCACCGGCCGCCACCCCGACCCGTCGCTGCTGGAGCTGTACCGGCTGCGCTGGAGCCTTGAGGACGTCTCTCTCTTCCTGGACTATTTCCGTTCACCGCACGACGGCACGGCCGACGCGGAACAGTCATGGACGGCGCTGACCGGCACCGTCGAATGGCTGACAATGACCCAATAG